Genomic DNA from Anguilla anguilla isolate fAngAng1 chromosome 17, fAngAng1.pri, whole genome shotgun sequence:
AGGCCGGGGTTTTTCTCAGGCCCCGCCGAAATCTGTTCTCCAACGACGGACGTGCGCTCTTATTCGAGTCCTGCAACACGTCAAATAATCTGCGGTGTAGCACAGTGAGATGCACCCCAGGACTGGggtcaatttttaaaaatggaatctGATGACAAATTTGAATCACAAGCATCTTTATGCAATGGACCTGAGAAAATTTGGAAGCTAGATTTTTCTAAACATACAAAATagcaattttcaaaaaaaaaaatcaaccgtGTAATTAACATTTATTGAGAAATGGCACAGAAATAAGGAGATTGATTGGATATTTTAAGGGACATTTGCAGTATTTTTGCACTAAGGGTCCCTAAAGAATGTCTACAATGTCAGGTGTCAACACTgggcttccaaaaaaaaaacctacttcaAAAAACGTGAATCTGATTGGATGTAGCTACACTGCCTGGGTCAGCCAGCAGCGACCTCACTGGGCATCAAACCCGACCATCTTCCTTCCCCCGCCATCTCACGACGCACGAGCTGGACATGGCCGCGCCGGGCGGGAAGGAACCCTGACAGAAATACTGAAGACGGGTATGAGGGACAGGCAGGGAACGGGACGAAGTTCAGAGCTGCGTTTACTAAACAGCGGGCGCTCCGAGAAGAGGAGAAATTAAGAACGCACTTTGAGGTGGTGCTTCTTCTACCACTCCACTAGTTTATGAACACTGAAAGTTCCTGGACATAGAAAACTCAATACGACAGCGCTAAGGATTGACAGACACAAGCTAAACATCAGCGTCATGTTGGGCTGGCACCAAATCaactttatattaaaaacagttaTGAGACCTGATGTCTATTAAGAGACTGGTTAATGAAAACTATATCTTCACCTTGAAAATGTTTGATGTATCAATATGTTCACTATTAACCTACAGTCTGGTAATGACCCCTGCGTCAAACTGTCTATCAGCCTCTGGAGGCGTGGACAGGGTGGTGCCACCGTCACACAGGTAAACGAGATTCCGCATCTTTCATCGGCAAAGAACGCGCAGAATATTTATGGTGCGCGCTCGTTAGTCCGTTATAGTTctggaaattaaaatggcaaatttTGTGCTACTATGAGGTGAAAAGCATCTATGGCCTTAGTAACCGTAGAGGATTGACTCATTTGAGTCCAAAGCACAGTTgccaggttttttaaaaaacacagcaaatcTCTCTTCGTACACCTTTTAGAGAATTGAGCTCTCGAAAGGGAACCGAATTTGACGAATTGCGTGGGCGAACACTAAACTGGAACTGCGTTTGTTGGGTTCACTCCCAACTAGAACGGAGAGAAGCGGAACTGGAACAGATCTTAGAGGCCAGATCTGGGAGTGTAATCGAACTGATGAAATTTAACTGGAAACCGAACGGAGGTGGAATCGTCGCCCGAGCCCGGCGTACGCGTTTCGACACGCGTGCGCTtagacacacacgtgcgctTGGACACCGGGGCGCGCGTTCTCAGCCCTGCCGCTGGGTCACCTGACCAGCCTGCGCGGTCGCGGCTTTCGGTCTCACCTGATCGCCCGCACGACCTGCAGGAAGGCCTCGTCCACGTTGTACCGGCTCTTGGCTGAAGACTCCATGTAATGGATCCGATTCTCTCTGGCGAAAGCCTGGGCTTCCTCCTTGggtatctacacacacacacacagagcgatCGCACAAACTCACTCTCACTTCACAAGGGCACGAGAATATCGAGAGACAAGACGGATTGCGAGCATTTGTTTTGACTTAATAAAGGTAAAgtcactttgttttaaaaacggCCCGCAACTGCTTTGAAATTTGCCTGGAAGGAGGCCAGATTGACAGCACAAAATGCCCTTTGTGCTGCTCTAAAAGGGGGATCTGGCAGGTTAAAACCATGAAGATTCTCTCAGTCAAAAGTGCGCATaatgaaagaaatgtgttcAATTGTTTACAGTACAGCAGTTTTGATGATGACTGCATTCAATTTTAACTGTTCTATAAATGCGGGCTTACTTTCTTTCAAATGCACATCCATCCGGATATCATAAAACTCGACCCAGTAGCCTCACGCGTTTGACGGCTGGCTACGACACcagtaagcccccccccctgttcGTGGGAAACGTTTATTGAAGGCTAGCTTTCATTTTCGCCCATCAGTTTTTGTCCCCCGCTAAATAGAGGTCGGCTCTTGATAGAGAAGCGGTGTCTAACAGAAGTATCGCCCCCGACCCCAACCTTTGTGTCACATACTTCAAAACCAATGCCACTGGATATGATGCTATATCCACGTTCTTCCTTAATACcggtattttatgttttattcgATGTATATTGCCCTTATTCAGTTGTCTTTACGTGTACTTTTATTGTGGAAACTATGAAGCACTTGGAACGTCACGCAAGTACTACTAAGATGCTGCTAACTTCACTCAAGGGTTAATTTAGCAGTTATATGGCAGTTATGGCTGCGGGTCACACAGTACCTGTCTTAACGGCTCAAGGTCCACTTTGTTGCCGACCAGAACCATGGGGTAGTCATCCCTGTCCTTCACTCTCAGAATCTGCGTGTGGAACTTCTGGATCTCATTGTAACTGcgggagggacagacagacggacggacagacagacataaagGGTTAACGCAGCCACTTGTCCACTGACGGCCGCGGCAAACTACCGGAAAGCACACAGGCGTGACGTGGACGCTGTTTTTCTCATGTGGCCCTCGGCCCTGGACTGCAGGACCTGACTGAGGCGGCCGTTCGTTAGTGGGCAGACTGCCAGCGTTTCGGGGTGATGTAATGCGCTACGGCTCCAGTCCGTTAGCGCAGTGAAAAGGCAGTTATCTGTAGCAGAGCACGCAGTCTGCACCCTGATCGGTAATGTAACAGAGCAGAtgtgtgggtgcgcgtgtgcctgcgtggatgtgtgctgtgtgtgttcgtgtgggtgtgtgaatgtctgtgggtgtgtgtgtgcatctctctctctctctctctccttttaaCCCAGCAACTGTATCTCCCTCTCTTACCTCCCTCTGTCGTTCAGCGCGAACGCCAGCAGGAAGCCTTCTCCTGAGCGCATGTACTGCTCCCGCATCGCCCCAAACTCCTCCTGCCCCGCCGTGTCCAGGACTGcgccagagagagacacacgTCACAACCGGCACCAACAAACACATCACCGACTGATGGAATTCAAATGCCGGGGTTCTGCGGTTAAACGTCTAGCCTACCGTTTGGCTTCGGTTTAAATgacaggggaaaaaatcagCTTATGTGTGTCCCTGTCACCGACAacggaaaaataaaacaaatctgttAGACACGccaacagaacagcacagagacacctACTATCCAGTCGCGTCTGTTTCCCGTCCACCGAGCAGATCTTTGTGTAGGAGTCTTCAATGGTGGGGTCATAGTCAGATACGAAGTATGACTGACGGGGAGAACGAGAGTCCGTTTAATTTGTGCATGTAGCAGGGCGTTACAATATGCGCCGACATGTACCGAAGCTTCATTCAGTAAATGCAGCCCTATAGTAAAGCACAATATTAAAGACTATGGATTAGACAAGTGCAGTCACGTCGACTCTTCCTGAATATTCATACATCTACAAATACCTGGAGTCCAGGCATCAAAAGGGTTAATATCACACACATAAGATCACAGGCACATGGATTTTAAATACAAAGCTgatcaacaaaaataaacaattgctAAAATAAAACGTATAAAACAAGGCCAGACAATCTACATGCCACAGATCACAAGTAATATTTTTTCTCACctgaatgaactgaatggtcAAAGCACTCTTTCCCACACCTCCTCCGCCTACCACTACGATCTTAAACCTTTCCTCTTCTGTCGACATTGTGAGAACGATATTCCTTTTTAACTGATACAACAGTCTTTGATCAAACCAAATGCAACTAAGAAAAACGTACAAACGTTACTATTTATTTCGCAATGTACACCCGGAAATAAGATGCCAATGTCCCGACTAACAACGAGAAGATGTAATGGCAAGAATTTCCGTCTCGAACTTCGTTAATCCTCAAGCTTTGCAAGCCAGATATCCAACTTTGGCTTCACTAAAACGTggaaaacacaagcacatagCCTACcataaaaaatgctaattagtTTGCAGCATGCGCAACAAGATTTAAAACACTTTCTTGACCGATAAGGCCTGTACTCTCCGTTCAGTCTCTAGTTCTAATTTCACTGCCTCTTTTGCGTTTCAAAAAGTAGATTTCGGAGTTAATGACTCCAGGAAAATACGCAACCTCACAACTGATATACAGGACTAAAGTTTAAGCGTTCTATTCACAAAAATAGACTTCTT
This window encodes:
- the rras gene encoding ras-related protein R-Ras, giving the protein MSTEEERFKIVVVGGGGVGKSALTIQFIQSYFVSDYDPTIEDSYTKICSVDGKQTRLDILDTAGQEEFGAMREQYMRSGEGFLLAFALNDRGSYNEIQKFHTQILRVKDRDDYPMVLVGNKVDLEPLRQIPKEEAQAFARENRIHYMESSAKSRYNVDEAFLQVVRAIRRFKETESPPIPSNQTRKSKNASGCPCTLL